Genomic segment of Bartonella bacilliformis KC583:
ATTGATCTTGTAGTTTACTTCAATTTTTTCGTTTGCAAATTTCTTTTTACCTAAATCCGAAAAACGATATTCTGTACGCAAGAAAATGTTGCTGCTAACTGCAAAGTCAAGACCTGCACCAACAGCATAACCAACCATCAATTTTTCTTCTTTTTCACTATTTTCTGTATTATTTGTGGCAAGAGCGAGCAGATTAACGCCTCGGAGCTGCCCATAAGCAAGACCGCCGGTAACATAAGGCATAAAGCGTTCAACAGCAAAACCAACGCGAGCACGTGTAGCACCAATCCACTGCTGTCTGAGAGCGTATTCACCTGTCATCCGCACATTAGCTTCAGGAGCTTTAGCAGAATTATTAGCCGCAGCAACCCTTCTTTCCTGAACGACTTCATCCTCTCTATTTCTTTCTGCTGCTTCTAAACGATGTGCTGCTCCAACTTTCTTAGTTGGTAAAGTCTTTTTATCCCCTGTATTAGACCACAATGCATCTGTTTCAACACCCAAAATGAATCCTTCACCAAGGTCAATATTAGAACCTACATAAAGACCACCTGAGAAACCTGAGATTTCAGGTAACAAACTTTTTTCAACTGAACTCCATGTGTTGTCACTATAGCGGTCTATATCAACCTTACTTGAGAAACCGCTTATCTGACCGCCAAGATAGACACCTGTCCAAGAAAGATCCGCAGGAGTAAAAACAGACGACGACGCTGGTGCTTCTTCTTCCGTTTTATTAATAACAACAACATCAGCTGCATTTACCACAGAGGATGAACCCAAAGTGATACCAAATAAGACACTCAGATATCTCATTTTCATAGATTTATCTCCATAAACAAATATTCGAAATGGAGTTCATATAAAACACAATTTTTAAAATATCTGTAGTAAAAATGATACAGTTACAAAAAATAAAGGCCCTGTTTTTACAGGGCCTCCAATCATTTAATTGTAAAAGAAATCAGAATTTGTAAGCAACACCAACGCGGAAATCATTGGTTTTGTAGTTTGTTTCGATCGCGTCTTTTACAAATTTCTTTTTGCCAAAATCAGAGTAACGATACTCTGTACGCAGAATAACATTGTCGGTCATTGCAAAATCAACACCAGCACCAAGGGTATAACCAAGCAGTGTCTTTTTCTCATCGGTTATAGTGCCAGAAGCAAGTACATCAAGCGCTTCTGAACGTACTGCTTTGCTAGCACTACCGCCACCGCCTTCAGTACCGCCACCGCCTTCAGTACCGCCACCGCCTTCAGTACCAGTATCTTTCGTGCCTTTTAAGATAGCTGAACCAATAGCTTGTACCTGCGTGTAAGCAACACCCCCTGAGACATAAGGCATAATACGGTCAGCACCAAAACCGATGCGTACCCGTGTGGCACCAGCCCACTTTTCTTTAAGAGAAAAATTCTGTGTAAGTTCCTTAATTTGGCCCTTAGCGACCTCAATCTTATTCTCGTCAAAAATCTGCTTGAAAGCATCTGCATCATCTTGAGTCTCTGCCTTGTGGTTGGAAGATAATTTACCTTCCTTATCAACCCAAACAATATCTGTATCAACACCCAAGACAAGGCCACTGCCGAGATCAATATTAGAACCTGCGTACAAACCACCTACAAAACCTGAAACTTTCAGATCTTTATTTGCAAAAGGCCATTCTGAATCTTTACCAATAGCTTTAAAGTCATGTTTACCTGAAAGACCACCAATTTGACCACCAAGGTAAAGACCTGTCCACGAGAAAGTAGGAGCAGAAATAATCGGTGATATTTCCTGGGGAATCATAACATCCGCTGCTTGCGCTGCAGAAGCTGAAATTAAAGCGCAAACAGACGCTGTCACTAAACATTTTATATTCATAATATACTCCGTAAGTTAAGAATGCAGAATGTAACCTAACTTTCCCAAAATATCTGTAGTAAAAATGACACAATTCTAGACAAAAAACGAAGGCCTTACCTAAAAGTAAGGCCTTTCATTCACTTAACCTTAAAAAATGATTAAAATTTGTAAGCTACACCAATACGCACATCATTAGTTTTATAGCTAACTTTTGATGTGTCTTTCAAAAAGTTCTTTTTACCAAAATCGGAATGACGATACTCCGTGCGAAGAATAACATCATCGGTCATTAAAAATTCAAACCCTGCACCAAGAGTGTAACCAACCATTGTCTTCTTATCATTCATAAAGTCTATTGAAGAAACTTCCCCTTTTGTTGGAGTCACTTCAAACCAAGGAGTGACTTGAAGCTGTGTATAAGCAATACCCCCTGCAACATAAGGCATCATACGCTCACCAGCCAAACCAAAACGTATCCGCGTAGCGCCAATCCAGTTTGTTTTACGAGTAACATTATAAGCAATTTTATCACCAATTTTAAGAGAATTAGAATTGTGGCCATAGTCGCTCATTAACGCCTGATGCAATTTTAATACTTCTTCATCAACATGTATTGGATCACTAAGTTGTTTATACTTTTGATTAGACCAAACCACATCTGTATCAACACCCACTACAAGACCACCACCGAATTCAACATTAGAACCTAAATAAAAGCCTCCTATAAAACCTGAAAGTTTAGGCAATGTTTCAGAACTGCTTTTATCTTCTCCACTCACTGCTTTGCGATTTAATGAGAGATTACCTGATATCCCCCCAACTTGCACACCGAAATACAAACCTCCCCAAGAAAGATCAGAATGATCAACAACGGACATTGCATTTTGTGCTGTTTGCGTCTTTGATACAGCTCTTGATACAACTACAGTGTCAGCTGCCTGCACCAAAGAAGGCGAACTTACAGCAACTACACATAGCGACAATAAAACATTTTTTTTATTCATAGCTCCTATCTCCATTTTCTATGTAAACACTTACACAATAGACTTTACAAAAATCCATTCCAGATGTCTGTAGCAAAAATGCAACTAAAAGTTAATAAATAAAAATAATACTACTTTTAGTATATAAAAACCCTATTGTAGGTGGAGTTTTCTAGACACTACCTACCTCGCAGCAGCTTCATTACAAAACAATAAATTCACGAGCTACACCTTAAAAATTCACCAATTTTTTGGCTATTTAATAACTAACTCGCTCTTTGCTAACTATCCTGCACATACCGTAATAACTGATCCTTTTGCTTCATTTGCCTAATCTCGAAAGCAGTGTACCCCCCGCCTTCAACTAAACGAACATCACCTTTAGAATTTACACAAACATAAAGATAGACACACTTTGAGAAAAACAACCCCCTAACGACAAAAGTCGCCCACTATCCTAATTAAAAGCTAAGCGGAGACATCCGAGATGTACTCCTTCTCCGCTGGCCACCACTCCAGAAATTCCTATTTTTTCCTTTACTGTAACTTATCTTTTGTACTCGTTCATCAGTTGATGCCCATTTATAATCACCAGTATAATCACCAGCATCGACATCACTCTCCAAAACACGATCTAAAGAGCTACTTTTTTGATGATCAGAGCGATAATTTTCCATAGTCATATCAACATCCATTTGCTCTTTAATAACTGCAAAGTTAGCTCCCTGAGCCGCAGTAATTAAACCCAAAGAAAAAATAGATATAATAACAGGATATTTTGCATTCATAGATTTATCTCCTCAATAAATTATCCAAAACATGTTTTATTTTATACAAAACGTGTTTTTGTACAATATTTTATCTTAAATATCTATAGAAAAATAACACGAAACAAAAAAATAAAAACAAATCTATATGGTTAAATATATGATT
This window contains:
- a CDS encoding outer membrane protein, translated to MKMRYLSVLFGITLGSSSVVNAADVVVINKTEEEAPASSSVFTPADLSWTGVYLGGQISGFSSKVDIDRYSDNTWSSVEKSLLPEISGFSGGLYVGSNIDLGEGFILGVETDALWSNTGDKKTLPTKKVGAAHRLEAAERNREDEVVQERRVAAANNSAKAPEANVRMTGEYALRQQWIGATRARVGFAVERFMPYVTGGLAYGQLRGVNLLALATNNTENSEKEEKLMVGYAVGAGLDFAVSSNIFLRTEYRFSDLGKKKFANEKIEVNYKINDFRVGVAYKF
- a CDS encoding outer membrane protein, with the protein product MNIKCLVTASVCALISASAAQAADVMIPQEISPIISAPTFSWTGLYLGGQIGGLSGKHDFKAIGKDSEWPFANKDLKVSGFVGGLYAGSNIDLGSGLVLGVDTDIVWVDKEGKLSSNHKAETQDDADAFKQIFDENKIEVAKGQIKELTQNFSLKEKWAGATRVRIGFGADRIMPYVSGGVAYTQVQAIGSAILKGTKDTGTEGGGGTEGGGGTEGGGGSASKAVRSEALDVLASGTITDEKKTLLGYTLGAGVDFAMTDNVILRTEYRYSDFGKKKFVKDAIETNYKTNDFRVGVAYKF
- a CDS encoding outer membrane protein, producing MNKKNVLLSLCVVAVSSPSLVQAADTVVVSRAVSKTQTAQNAMSVVDHSDLSWGGLYFGVQVGGISGNLSLNRKAVSGEDKSSSETLPKLSGFIGGFYLGSNVEFGGGLVVGVDTDVVWSNQKYKQLSDPIHVDEEVLKLHQALMSDYGHNSNSLKIGDKIAYNVTRKTNWIGATRIRFGLAGERMMPYVAGGIAYTQLQVTPWFEVTPTKGEVSSIDFMNDKKTMVGYTLGAGFEFLMTDDVILRTEYRHSDFGKKNFLKDTSKVSYKTNDVRIGVAYKF